A window of the Nocardia sp. NBC_01329 genome harbors these coding sequences:
- a CDS encoding oxygenase MpaB family protein, producing MTSSPAAEPPAPGSAAEPPDSAGPAHDEEFDFRPYIDGAAILGAAANVIMQLAVPGVGYGVLESPVDSGKLTLHPVKRTRTTLTYLAVALLGDTDERAAYRKAVDTSHRQVRSNAQSPVRYNAFDRDLQLWVAACLYRGARDIRERMRGRPDSELEETIYRRSARLGTTLQVPPDSWPANLAAFDRYWTENLAATRIDPPVRDMLNEIVDLKMFPRPVQLLGGRFNRWVTAGLLPPRLRAEMGMTWSASDERRFDRMLRRLGRVSAALPVPLRNFPINAYLFDFRIRRRFGTKLV from the coding sequence ATGACCAGCTCTCCCGCCGCGGAGCCGCCTGCACCCGGCTCCGCCGCCGAACCGCCCGATTCCGCCGGGCCGGCGCACGATGAGGAATTCGACTTCCGGCCCTATATCGATGGAGCCGCGATACTCGGCGCCGCCGCCAATGTCATCATGCAGCTCGCCGTACCCGGAGTTGGGTACGGCGTGCTGGAAAGCCCGGTCGACAGCGGAAAACTGACACTGCATCCGGTCAAACGCACGCGTACCACACTCACCTATCTCGCGGTTGCGCTGCTCGGCGACACCGATGAGCGAGCGGCCTACCGGAAAGCAGTAGACACTTCGCATCGCCAGGTGCGCTCGAACGCGCAGAGTCCGGTGCGGTACAACGCCTTCGACCGGGATCTGCAACTGTGGGTGGCCGCGTGCCTGTATCGGGGCGCACGCGATATCCGGGAACGGATGCGCGGCCGGCCCGATTCCGAACTCGAAGAAACGATCTATCGCCGTTCCGCACGATTGGGCACGACCCTGCAGGTACCGCCGGACTCGTGGCCCGCGAACCTGGCGGCCTTCGATCGCTACTGGACCGAAAACCTCGCGGCGACCAGGATCGATCCGCCGGTTCGGGACATGCTGAACGAGATCGTCGACCTGAAGATGTTCCCTCGTCCTGTCCAGCTCCTCGGCGGCCGGTTCAACCGGTGGGTCACCGCGGGCCTGCTACCGCCGCGTCTCCGCGCGGAAATGGGTATGACCTGGTCGGCGAGCGACGAACGCCGATTCGATCGCATGCTGCGTCGATTGGGCCGGGTATCGGCGGCGCTACCGGTGCCCCTGCGGAATTTCCCGATCAACGCGTATCTGTTCGATTTCCGGATCCGCCGCCGGTTCGGAACGAAACTCGTCTGA